The proteins below come from a single Miscanthus floridulus cultivar M001 chromosome 1, ASM1932011v1, whole genome shotgun sequence genomic window:
- the LOC136507084 gene encoding type I inositol polyphosphate 5-phosphatase 4-like, with the protein MRDGSNTTKKSKLSWSQSLVRKWFNIRSKAHDFHADDVAAIGRTVAGGGDDEWGRGSRFTRREPSTVKKSKTERSSRRSNGHSRRGKIDLDAAEATVTLDYRIFVATWNVGGRSPPNNMSLEDWLHAAPPADIYVLGFQEIVPLNAGNVLGTEDNVPAKRWVSLVRRTLNNLPGTSGNGSFRTPSPAPNPVVEIDDDFEGLSSRQNNATFFHRRSFQAGLSRSLRIEGDILAPQPRLERRYSVCDRAIYGPRPSDYENNYRWGGSSDDENNTGESPSTVYSPMSYGYGNASSLEDSQRRAGQTRYCLVASKQMVGLFLMIWARKDIRDDIRNLKVSCVGRGLMGYLGNKGSISISMSLHQTSFCFVCSHLTSGQKEGDELRRNSDVLEILRKTRFPMVYGQYERSPETILEHDRIIWLGDLNYRIALSYRSVKALVEMRNWKALLEKDQLRIEQRGGRVFVGWNEGNIYFPPTYKYSNNSDKYAGDDMNQKEKRRTPAWCDRILWYGRGLGQLSYVRGESRFSDHRPVYSVFSAEVESINHSRIQKMSCSSSQLDIEELLPYSYGYTDINPYGYTDLNFY; encoded by the exons ATGAGAGATGGCAGCAACAccaccaagaagagcaag CTGTCATGGTCCCAGAGCTTGGTGAGGAAGTGGTTCAACATCAGGAGCAAGGCCCATGACTTCCATGCCGACGATGTAGCCGCGATTGGTAGGACAG TCGCGGGAGGGGGTGATGATGAGTGGGGGAGGGGCAGCAGATTCACCCGTAGGGAGCCTAGCACAGTGAAGAAGAGCAAGACAG AGAGGTCCTCGAGGAGGAGCAATGGGCACTCGAGGCGGGGAAAGATCGACCTTGATGCCGCCGAAGCTACAGTGACATTGGACTATAG GATATTTGTTGCTACATGGAATGTGGGTGGCCGTTCCCCACCAAATAACATGAGCCTTGAGGACTGGCTCCATGCTGCACCTCCTGCTGACATCTATGTCCTCGG GTTTCAAGAAATCGTTCCACTCAATGCTGGGAACGTTCTTGGGACAGAGGACAATGTCCCAGCAAAGAGGTGGGTGTCACTGGTCAGGAGGACACTGAACAATTTGCCAGGTACTAGTGGCAATGGGAGCTTCCGGACACCATCTCCGGCTCCTAACCCTGTGGTGGAGATCGATGATGATTTTGAGGGTTTGTCATCGAGGCAGAACAATGCGACATTCTTTCATCGTCGGTCTTTCCAGGCTGGGCTTAGTCGGAGTTTGAGGATAGAGGGTGACATTCTTGCTCCTCAGCCAAGGCTGGAACGTCGGTACAGTGTCTGTGACCGAGCAATCTATGGTCCTAGGCCTAGCGACTATGAGAACAACTACCGATGGGGTGGATCATCAGATGACGAGAATAATACTGGAGAGTCACCGAGTACTGTGTATTCACCAATGTCATATGGATACGGCAATGCATCATCTCTGGAAGATAGCCAGAGACGAGCTGGTCAAACTAG ATACTGTCTTGTGGCAAGCAAGCAAATGGTGGGATTGTTTCTGATGATTTGGGCTCGGAAAGACATAAGAGATGACATAAGAAATCTGAAAGTTTCTTGTGTTGGGAGAGGACTGATGGGCTACCTTGGGAATAAG GGTTCAATTTCGATTAGCATGTCATTGCACCAAACAAGCTTCTGCTTCGTCTGCAGCCACCTGACTTCGGGACAGAAGGAAGGTGATGAGCTGCGGAGGAACTCCGATGTGCTGGAAATCCTCAGAAAGACCAGGTTTCCAATGGTCTATGGGCAGTATGAGCGTTCACCAGAAACAATCTTAGAGCATGA TCGAATCATCTGGCTCGGGGACCTAAATTACCGAATCGCGCTTTCCTATCGGTCAGTGAAGGCCCTTGTCGAGATGCGCAATTGGAAAGCCTTGCTAGAGAAAGATCAG CTAAGGATCGAGCAAAGAGGCGGAAGAGTATTTGTTGGGTGGAATGAGGGGAATATATATTTCCCACCAACATACAAGTACTCAAACAATTCTGATAAGTATGCTGGAGATGACATGAACCAGAAGGAAAAGAGGAGAACCCCCGCATG GTGCGACCGAATTTTGTGGTACGGAAGAGGCCTTGGTCAACTGTCATACGTACGAGGTGAATCTCGCTTTTCGGACCATAGACCGGTCTACAGCGTCTTCAGTGCAGAAGTGGAATCAATCAATCATAGCCGGATCCAAAAGATGAGTTGCTCAAGTTCTCAACTGGACATCGAAGAACTGTTGCCTTACTCATATGGATACACTGACATCAACCCATATGGATACACGGACCTAAACTTCTACTGA
- the LOC136468933 gene encoding uncharacterized protein, whose protein sequence is MAEEMMAADELVFPGLDGGLLAGDNVEPAQQRTSLRWTEPMSAFVLKQMCQLITTGVRTDKGFKEVHLNKVAKALQEFCGHEVSGTQVYNHLRKWRQRWVKLSKLRDLSGAQWDEDNCIIVLEEEHYNGHTKDHPNDAPLLNKPIQHYKQMMVIFANGQATGKWAMGSNEPLGTPSDCAESSLKTEILNSGKTVTPEDTKSEGGVGNKRKRSMLAEEDVVLFTGMAEAVKDVADAIRSTKLEIWLL, encoded by the exons ATGGCTGAGGAGATGATGGCTGCTGATGAGCTTGTGTTCCCTGGACTGGATGGTGGTCTTTTGGCTGGTGACAATGTG GAACCTGCTCAGCAGAGGACCTCTCTGAGGTGGACTGAGCCCATGTCTGCCTTTGTGCTGAAGCAGATGTGCCAGCTCATTACCACTGGAGTGAGGACTGATAAGGGCTTCAAAGAAGTGCACCTGAACAAGGTGGCAAAGGCCCTGCAAGAGTTCTGTGGTCATGAAGTTAGTGGTACCCAGGTGTACAACCACctgaggaagtggaggcagaggTGGGTGAAACTGTCCAAGCTGAGGGACCTTAGTGGAGCTCAGTGGGATGAGGACAACTGCATAATTGTTCTTGAGGAGGAACACTACAATGGTCATACCAAG GACCACCCCAATGATGCTCCACTGCTCAATAAGCCCATACAACACtacaagcagatgatggtcatctttGCCAATGGTCAGGCAACAGGCAAGTGGGCTATGGGCTCCAATGAGCCACTTGGCACACCATCTGACTGTGCTGAGAGCTCACTGAAGACTGAGATCCTGAACAGTGGCAAGACTGTGACTCCTGAGGATACCAAGAGTGAGGGAGGAGTTGGTAACAAGAGGAAGAGATCCATGCTGGCAGAAGAGGATGTTGTTCTGTTCACTGGCATGGCAGAGGCAGTGAAGGATGTTGCTGATGCTATTAGGTCGACCAAG ttggaaatttggttactgtag